A window of Salmo trutta chromosome 5, fSalTru1.1, whole genome shotgun sequence contains these coding sequences:
- the LOC115194118 gene encoding rRNA N6-adenosine-methyltransferase ZCCHC4 isoform X2: protein MQLKGSDEDGFGIEIVLQQGDRKPPSCVHGPTLLFEKVCKGEEGRRFYACSACRDRKECPFFQWEDDKVSEARLLAREEENRSKMPPFTHQQYCSRFRKFLALPLGRRFCQDCQLLLLPGEWEIHASHKMSQADDITEARLSRPSLMLKPLENKKSNAQYLFADRSCHFLLDTLAKLGYRKVLCVGTPRLHELIKLRNQEGKSDPMKSLLLDIDFRYAQFYGQDEFCHYNMFNHHFFGGEAASGVLRAFLGEEDGEKVIMVSDPPFGGLVKPLAHSFSQISETWRKLQTSEGSVVEMPIVWIFPYFFEPRILECFPSFTMLDYQVDYDNHPLYKHGKTGRKQSPVRLFTNLTPRDIVLPREEGYRFCKVCERYVWSGNKHCTKCNLCPSKDGRVWKHCSECQKCVKPSWRHCQSCARCALPDHPCGNSPGLEGCFNCGSLKHKRRACPLKDKRRTDNKSKAKGGRNLPKQPMKSNSKRKSGAQRRANKLKKMTE from the exons ATGCAACTAAAAGGATCAGATGAAGACGGCTTTGGAATAGAGATCGTCCTTCAACAGGGAGACCGAAAACCACCATCGTGTGTGCATG GTCCAACTTTGTTGTTTGAGAAGGTCTGCAAAGGAGAGGAAGGCCGGAGGTTTTATGCCTGCTCAGCGTGCAGAGACAGAAAAGAATGCCCCTTCTTTCAGTGGGAAGATGATAAG GTGTCTGAGGCCAGGCTTTTGGCCAGAGAGGAGGAGAACCGGTCAAAGATGCCTCCTTTTACCCATCAGCAGTACTGCTCCAG GTTCAGAAAGTTCCTTGCCCTCCCCCTAGGAAGGAGGTTCTGCCAGGACTGTCAGCTCCTCCTCCTACCAGGGGAATGGGAAATCCACGCTTCTCACAAGATGTCGCAggctgatgacatcacagaggcCCGGCTGAGCAGGCCCAGTCTAATGCTAAAACCCCTGGAGAACAAGAAGAGTAACGCCCAGTACCTGTTTGCCGATCGCAGCTGTCACTTCCTGTTGGATACCCTAGCCAAGCTGGGCTACAGGAAGGTGCTCTGTGTCGGAACACCCAG ACTCCATGAGCTGATCAAGCTAAGAAATCAGGAGGGCAAGAGTGACCCCATGAAGAGTCTGCTACTGGACATTGACTTCAG ATATGCCCAGTTTTATGGCCAGGATGAGTTCTGTCACTACAACATGTTCAATCATCACTTTTTTGGAGGAGAG GCGGCAAGTGGGGTCCTCCGAGCCTTCCTCGGtgaggaagatggagagaaggTGATCATGGTGTCCGACCCTCCATTCGGGGGCCTGGTGAAGCCTCTGGCCCACAGTTTCTCTCAGATCTCAGAGACCTGGCGGAAACTGCAAACCTCAGAGGGCAGTGTTGTGGAGATGCCCATAGTGTGGATCTTCCCCTACTTCTTTGAGCCACGCATCCTTGAGTGCTTCCCCTCTTTCACCATGCTAGACTACCAG GTGGACTATGACAACCATCCCCTCTACAAACATGGAAAAACGGGTAGAAAGCAGTCCCCAGTCCGCCTGTTCACCAACCTGACACCACGAGACATCGTCCTCCCTAGGGAGGAGGGTtacag ATTCTGCAAAGTCTGTGAGCGATATGTGTGGTCTGGGAACAAGCATTGTACTAAATGCAACCTGTGCCCTTCAAAG GACGGGAGAGTGTGGAAGCATTGCTCAGAGTGTCAGAAGTGCGTGAAGCCAT CCTGGCGCCACTGCCAGTCCTGTGCCCGCTGTGCCCTCCCAGACCACCCCTGTGGTAATAGCCCAGGTCTGGAAGGCTGTTTCAACTGTGGCAGCCTGAAGCACAAGCGCAGAGCCTGCCCCCTCAAAGACAAACGGAGGACCGATAACAA ATCCAAGGCCAAGGGAGGCAGGAACCTGCCCAAACAACCCATGAAGTCCAATTCCAAGAGGAAGTCTGGGGCCCAGCGCAGAGCCAACAAGTTGAAGAAGATGACAGAATAA
- the LOC115194118 gene encoding rRNA N6-adenosine-methyltransferase ZCCHC4 isoform X1, with the protein MQLKGSDEDGFGIEIVLQQGDRKPPSCVHGPTLLFEKVCKGEEGRRFYACSACRDRKECPFFQWEDDKVSEARLLAREEENRSKMPPFTHQQYCSRFRKFLALPLGRRFCQDCQLLLLPGEWEIHASHKMSQADDITEARLSRPSLMLKPLENKKSNAQYLFADRSCHFLLDTLAKLGYRKVLCVGTPRLHELIKLRNQEGKSDPMKSLLLDIDFRYAQFYGQDEFCHYNMFNHHFFGGEAASGVLRAFLGEEDGEKVIMVSDPPFGGLVKPLAHSFSQISETWRKLQTSEGSVVEMPIVWIFPYFFEPRILECFPSFTMLDYQVDYDNHPLYKHGKTGRKQSPVRLFTNLTPRDIVLPREEGYRFCKVCERYVWSGNKHCTKCNLCPSKDGRVWKHCSECQKCVKPSWRHCQSCARCALPDHPCGNSPGLEGCFNCGSLKHKRRACPLKDKRRTDNKRSKAKGGRNLPKQPMKSNSKRKSGAQRRANKLKKMTE; encoded by the exons ATGCAACTAAAAGGATCAGATGAAGACGGCTTTGGAATAGAGATCGTCCTTCAACAGGGAGACCGAAAACCACCATCGTGTGTGCATG GTCCAACTTTGTTGTTTGAGAAGGTCTGCAAAGGAGAGGAAGGCCGGAGGTTTTATGCCTGCTCAGCGTGCAGAGACAGAAAAGAATGCCCCTTCTTTCAGTGGGAAGATGATAAG GTGTCTGAGGCCAGGCTTTTGGCCAGAGAGGAGGAGAACCGGTCAAAGATGCCTCCTTTTACCCATCAGCAGTACTGCTCCAG GTTCAGAAAGTTCCTTGCCCTCCCCCTAGGAAGGAGGTTCTGCCAGGACTGTCAGCTCCTCCTCCTACCAGGGGAATGGGAAATCCACGCTTCTCACAAGATGTCGCAggctgatgacatcacagaggcCCGGCTGAGCAGGCCCAGTCTAATGCTAAAACCCCTGGAGAACAAGAAGAGTAACGCCCAGTACCTGTTTGCCGATCGCAGCTGTCACTTCCTGTTGGATACCCTAGCCAAGCTGGGCTACAGGAAGGTGCTCTGTGTCGGAACACCCAG ACTCCATGAGCTGATCAAGCTAAGAAATCAGGAGGGCAAGAGTGACCCCATGAAGAGTCTGCTACTGGACATTGACTTCAG ATATGCCCAGTTTTATGGCCAGGATGAGTTCTGTCACTACAACATGTTCAATCATCACTTTTTTGGAGGAGAG GCGGCAAGTGGGGTCCTCCGAGCCTTCCTCGGtgaggaagatggagagaaggTGATCATGGTGTCCGACCCTCCATTCGGGGGCCTGGTGAAGCCTCTGGCCCACAGTTTCTCTCAGATCTCAGAGACCTGGCGGAAACTGCAAACCTCAGAGGGCAGTGTTGTGGAGATGCCCATAGTGTGGATCTTCCCCTACTTCTTTGAGCCACGCATCCTTGAGTGCTTCCCCTCTTTCACCATGCTAGACTACCAG GTGGACTATGACAACCATCCCCTCTACAAACATGGAAAAACGGGTAGAAAGCAGTCCCCAGTCCGCCTGTTCACCAACCTGACACCACGAGACATCGTCCTCCCTAGGGAGGAGGGTtacag ATTCTGCAAAGTCTGTGAGCGATATGTGTGGTCTGGGAACAAGCATTGTACTAAATGCAACCTGTGCCCTTCAAAG GACGGGAGAGTGTGGAAGCATTGCTCAGAGTGTCAGAAGTGCGTGAAGCCAT CCTGGCGCCACTGCCAGTCCTGTGCCCGCTGTGCCCTCCCAGACCACCCCTGTGGTAATAGCCCAGGTCTGGAAGGCTGTTTCAACTGTGGCAGCCTGAAGCACAAGCGCAGAGCCTGCCCCCTCAAAGACAAACGGAGGACCGATAACAA AAGATCCAAGGCCAAGGGAGGCAGGAACCTGCCCAAACAACCCATGAAGTCCAATTCCAAGAGGAAGTCTGGGGCCCAGCGCAGAGCCAACAAGTTGAAGAAGATGACAGAATAA